From Nitrospiria bacterium, a single genomic window includes:
- a CDS encoding branched-chain amino acid ABC transporter permease translates to MLFQQIVNGLALGAVYALIALGYTMVYGILELINFAHGEIYMIGAYMGIILLSFFTVVGLTQNHLVLSLVLVFVGSALYCAAYGLTLERLAYRPLRHAHRLSPLISAIGISIFLQNYVMLAQGSADKVFPHILSPEPVTLLGVPVGPLQIFIILTAIVLMIGLHLFVKKTRLGKAMRATAQDKQMAGLVGIDINRVIAVTFVIGSILASAAGVMVAMYYGLVNFFIGYVAGIKAFTAAVLGGIGNIPGAMLGGFILGLVESLGASYISSEYKDVFAFLILIGVLILRPRGLLGEKTSEKV, encoded by the coding sequence ATGCTCTTCCAGCAAATCGTCAACGGTCTGGCGTTGGGCGCGGTGTATGCCCTGATCGCGCTCGGCTACACCATGGTCTACGGAATCTTGGAGTTGATCAATTTCGCCCACGGCGAGATCTACATGATAGGCGCCTACATGGGCATCATCCTTCTGAGCTTTTTTACCGTTGTTGGTTTGACTCAAAATCATCTCGTGCTCTCCCTGGTCCTTGTCTTCGTCGGCTCGGCGCTCTACTGCGCCGCTTACGGCCTGACACTGGAAAGGCTGGCTTACCGGCCGCTTCGTCATGCCCATCGTCTTTCCCCTCTGATCTCGGCCATCGGCATTTCGATCTTTTTGCAAAACTATGTGATGCTCGCCCAAGGATCGGCCGACAAGGTCTTTCCCCACATCCTGAGCCCGGAACCGGTCACCCTCTTGGGCGTGCCGGTAGGCCCCCTCCAGATTTTCATCATCCTGACCGCCATCGTGTTGATGATCGGGCTGCACCTCTTTGTGAAAAAAACCCGACTGGGGAAAGCGATGCGCGCCACGGCCCAGGATAAACAAATGGCCGGCCTGGTCGGCATTGACATCAACCGGGTGATCGCCGTGACCTTCGTGATCGGATCCATATTGGCCTCCGCCGCCGGCGTGATGGTGGCGATGTATTACGGCCTGGTGAATTTTTTCATCGGGTACGTGGCCGGAATCAAGGCCTTCACGGCGGCCGTATTGGGGGGGATCGGAAATATCCCGGGCGCGATGCTGGGCGGATTTATTTTAGGCCTGGTGGAAAGCCTCGGGGCCAGCTACATCTCAAGCGAGTATAAAGATGTCTTCGCTTTCTTGATCTTGATCGGGGTCCTGATCCTTCGACCCAGGGGGTTGCTGGGAGAAAAGACCTCGGAAAAGGTGTGA
- a CDS encoding YqgE/AlgH family protein: MDRKVEAALGKGVMLVAMPTLLDPNFRQTVVLLCEYGPQGAMGLVLNRPTTVPLSTIYPEAAERYGREEPVFVGGPVQTDALMILYQGQSIPTAHRVSGDVHITGDLHRLQTLQGPVGSDREIRFYLGYAGWAPGQLEMELRAGAWRLLPWDPKIVFQEDPLRIWPHLMQTLGQEWAVYAEMPPDPRLN, encoded by the coding sequence ATGGACCGAAAGGTTGAGGCCGCCCTCGGGAAGGGGGTCATGCTGGTCGCGATGCCCACGCTGTTGGACCCGAACTTCCGGCAGACGGTGGTCTTGCTTTGCGAATACGGACCTCAGGGGGCGATGGGTCTTGTCCTCAATCGTCCGACGACGGTTCCGCTTTCCACCATTTATCCGGAGGCCGCGGAGAGGTATGGACGGGAAGAACCGGTGTTTGTCGGAGGTCCGGTTCAGACCGACGCGCTGATGATCCTGTACCAGGGCCAGTCGATTCCGACGGCGCATCGGGTATCGGGGGACGTCCATATCACCGGCGACCTGCATCGGCTGCAGACACTCCAAGGCCCCGTGGGATCCGATCGGGAGATTCGATTTTATCTTGGATACGCCGGCTGGGCTCCCGGCCAGCTTGAGATGGAACTTCGCGCCGGGGCGTGGAGATTGCTGCCTTGGGATCCAAAAATCGTATTTCAGGAGGACCCTCTCCGCATCTGGCCCCATTTGATGCAGACCTTAGGACAGGAATGGGCGGTTTATGCGGAGATGCCCCCCGATCCGCGACTGAATTGA
- a CDS encoding branched-chain amino acid ABC transporter substrate-binding protein, translated as MTRQTQARWVKLALAFVLMSACQSGWGCSHSTVETIRIAVTGPMTGDQSKQGNDLKNGVELAVTEWNERGGVLGKKIELLVGDDQHDPKQAVAIANKFGDSGVVGVVGHWNSSATIPASEVYHQANIPMITPASTNPQVTDRGYSNVFRVCGRDDQQGKVAAEFVVTQLKAKRVAVLHDKTTYGQGLADEFKKSLDTLGGGRVEVVYYSGITQGDKDFRGVLTTVASKKPDVYFFGGIYPEGGLLVKQAEEVGLKAPMISGDGVIDPVFVQIAGEAADGTYLTFSPDTTKMPAAQGVLKQYRARYGEPGPYSFYAYDAAQVLLRAIQSAGTTDGSKVSQEIHKSRYDGITGRLEFDSKGDLLTTQYVVWVTKNGTFKEFWNPAGQ; from the coding sequence GTGACGAGACAGACGCAGGCCCGGTGGGTTAAACTCGCCCTTGCTTTTGTTTTGATGTCGGCCTGCCAATCCGGGTGGGGATGCAGCCATTCGACGGTCGAAACGATTCGCATCGCCGTGACCGGACCGATGACGGGCGATCAGAGCAAACAAGGGAACGATCTGAAAAACGGCGTCGAACTCGCCGTGACGGAATGGAATGAAAGAGGCGGGGTGCTGGGGAAAAAGATCGAGCTCTTGGTGGGCGACGACCAGCACGACCCCAAGCAGGCCGTGGCCATCGCGAACAAATTTGGGGATTCCGGCGTGGTGGGTGTGGTGGGCCATTGGAATTCCAGCGCCACCATCCCGGCTTCGGAGGTCTATCATCAGGCGAACATTCCGATGATCACGCCGGCCTCGACCAACCCGCAGGTCACCGATCGGGGGTATTCAAATGTGTTCCGAGTCTGCGGGCGGGATGATCAACAGGGTAAGGTGGCGGCCGAATTCGTCGTCACACAACTCAAGGCCAAACGGGTGGCCGTATTGCATGATAAGACCACCTATGGGCAGGGCCTGGCCGATGAGTTCAAAAAATCGTTGGACACCTTGGGGGGCGGACGCGTCGAAGTCGTTTACTACAGTGGAATTACCCAAGGAGATAAAGACTTCCGCGGTGTTCTGACGACGGTGGCCTCAAAAAAACCGGATGTTTATTTCTTCGGCGGAATCTATCCCGAGGGAGGGCTGCTGGTCAAGCAAGCCGAGGAGGTGGGCCTGAAGGCGCCGATGATCAGCGGTGACGGCGTCATCGATCCCGTCTTTGTCCAGATCGCGGGCGAAGCGGCCGATGGGACCTACCTGACCTTCAGTCCGGACACGACGAAAATGCCGGCCGCGCAGGGGGTGTTGAAACAGTATCGGGCCCGGTACGGCGAACCCGGGCCGTATTCCTTTTATGCTTATGACGCGGCCCAGGTCTTGTTGCGGGCCATCCAGTCGGCGGGAACCACGGACGGATCGAAAGTCAGCCAGGAGATTCATAAAAGCCGGTATGACGGAATCACGGGCCGACTTGAGTTCGATTCGAAAGGGGATTTGCTCACGACTCAATACGTGGTATGGGTCACAAAGAACGGAACATTCAAGGAGTTCTGGAATCCGGCCGGACAATAA
- a CDS encoding LmeA family phospholipid-binding protein: protein MSGYHKFLSIPVLLFGWWLFLGLTNFHWLGQDTVPPSHDPLNHLKSSLRYYHVLQGRDHSNSGLEALLNVDNYYPPLAPLAASVFYFLLSPEPDPATWILNQLFLGLLLVAVYRLATLLYSPEIGLLAAVAVTSFPIITTQSRMFMLDIPTMAMTAVAMYGLLRTEDFQRLGASILFGVAAGLATLTKWTSLFFIFLPLIYLVLQALRSEDRIKRGKNILAAGAAWGLIILPWFMEHFSNLLVMSSKFGYDVAVKKGSPPVFTAQSFFYYAQVLPEDLNYLWLSLFLVGIFFYFRDDFKRTPILLFWIVGGYAVLTLIRNKDFRYSMPFLPAVGLIAIGWLKNLRWNPWITRAGLVGLALYSVINTFLASPPHREAWPLKEAFEFIQTQKFYHPRPRVRVIPDTAEFERHGFEYYSELTRYPLEVTTWVRFPMFTDFVVTKTGDQGFAHDPIGVMETIQRDPEGFEAVFKKKWEQPLPDGSTAQIYVRDVTPVSGITPEAFIQRFEAALMGYLGQYAKEPRGWAIHVEPFSDQDTLSGRFRRVSFNLESALIQSKPTGRDSLAVRDLGMELTDLTVNPFKLLRDGQFEIISLLDATPHFRVTETDLNAYLSSLKGAIHPTVEFMEGTLRIHANSEGWIPRLDVVLEPIIVNEENIGYKFLEFHAGGLRLPSFIPQILTAKFNPALKPMPCRIHLRTLTIEHGEFILNG, encoded by the coding sequence ATGTCGGGATACCATAAGTTTCTCAGTATACCCGTCCTTCTATTCGGCTGGTGGCTGTTCTTAGGCCTTACCAATTTCCACTGGCTGGGACAGGACACCGTTCCTCCGTCCCATGATCCGCTGAATCATCTCAAATCCAGCCTCCGCTATTACCATGTTCTCCAGGGACGGGATCATTCGAACAGCGGCCTGGAGGCCCTCCTCAACGTGGATAATTATTACCCGCCGTTGGCTCCGCTGGCCGCTTCGGTGTTTTATTTCCTTTTGTCTCCCGAACCGGACCCGGCCACATGGATATTAAATCAACTTTTTCTCGGCCTCCTGCTCGTCGCGGTGTATCGGCTCGCCACCCTCCTGTACTCACCTGAAATCGGTCTGCTGGCCGCCGTGGCGGTGACATCCTTTCCGATCATCACCACCCAGTCCCGGATGTTCATGCTGGATATTCCGACCATGGCCATGACCGCGGTGGCCATGTATGGACTGTTGCGGACGGAAGACTTTCAACGTCTCGGAGCCTCAATCCTGTTCGGAGTGGCCGCCGGGCTTGCGACCCTCACCAAATGGACCTCGCTTTTTTTTATTTTTCTTCCTTTGATCTATCTGGTCTTGCAGGCCCTCCGTTCAGAAGACCGGATCAAACGGGGAAAGAATATACTGGCCGCCGGGGCGGCGTGGGGCCTGATCATCCTTCCGTGGTTCATGGAGCATTTTTCGAACTTGCTCGTCATGTCGTCGAAATTCGGATATGACGTGGCGGTTAAGAAAGGGAGTCCGCCCGTATTTACAGCCCAATCCTTTTTTTATTATGCTCAGGTGCTTCCAGAAGACCTCAACTATCTTTGGCTGTCATTGTTTTTGGTTGGAATCTTTTTTTATTTTCGAGACGATTTCAAAAGGACCCCGATCCTGTTATTTTGGATCGTTGGGGGTTATGCCGTGCTCACGCTGATTCGAAACAAAGATTTCCGATACAGCATGCCGTTTTTGCCGGCCGTCGGCCTGATTGCGATCGGTTGGCTTAAAAATCTTCGTTGGAATCCCTGGATTACGAGAGCGGGGTTGGTCGGGCTCGCTCTTTATTCGGTAATAAACACATTTCTGGCCTCCCCGCCCCACCGGGAGGCCTGGCCGTTGAAAGAGGCGTTTGAGTTCATCCAAACACAAAAATTCTATCATCCCCGCCCCCGGGTTCGTGTCATACCGGATACGGCGGAGTTCGAGAGACACGGTTTTGAGTATTACTCCGAATTGACACGGTATCCCCTAGAGGTCACGACGTGGGTGAGGTTTCCTATGTTTACCGATTTCGTCGTCACAAAAACCGGCGACCAAGGGTTCGCCCATGACCCGATCGGGGTCATGGAAACGATCCAACGGGACCCGGAGGGATTCGAAGCGGTTTTCAAGAAAAAATGGGAACAGCCCCTTCCGGACGGAAGCACCGCTCAAATCTACGTTCGGGATGTCACGCCAGTTTCCGGAATCACGCCGGAGGCGTTTATCCAGCGGTTTGAGGCGGCCCTGATGGGTTATCTCGGACAATACGCGAAGGAACCCCGCGGATGGGCGATCCACGTGGAGCCATTTTCGGATCAGGATACACTTTCGGGACGTTTCCGACGGGTGAGTTTCAACCTGGAATCGGCCCTCATCCAATCGAAGCCCACCGGTCGGGATTCCCTGGCGGTCCGGGACCTCGGTATGGAGCTTACGGATCTCACGGTAAACCCCTTTAAACTATTACGGGATGGACAGTTTGAAATCATCAGCCTGCTGGATGCGACCCCCCATTTCAGGGTCACAGAAACCGATTTGAATGCGTACCTGTCCTCCTTGAAAGGGGCGATTCATCCAACGGTGGAATTTATGGAAGGGACGTTGCGGATTCATGCCAACTCCGAGGGCTGGATCCCGCGCCTGGATGTAGTCCTCGAACCGATCATCGTGAACGAAGAGAATATCGGTTATAAATTCTTGGAATTTCACGCGGGAGGTCTCCGGCTGCCTTCCTTTATTCCCCAAATTTTAACGGCCAAGTTCAACCCCGCCTTAAAACCCATGCCCTGTCGGATCCACCTGCGGACTTTAACAATAGAGCACGGCGAATTCATTCTCAACGGATAA
- a CDS encoding XTP/dITP diphosphatase, whose amino-acid sequence MTEIVVATNNRHKFEEISAILKGVPVRLITLSDYPDAPELKEEGETYADNAVHKARTIARFTGKWALGDDTGLEVDALNGQPGLFSARFAGEGVTFADNRRKLLRLMESVPTEKRTATFRTVLALVSPSGVTHVAEGVLRGRIADRERGTAGFGYDAVFDLPELGKTYAELSSEEKNRISHRARAVQKIREHLEKIVGV is encoded by the coding sequence GTGACCGAGATCGTCGTCGCAACGAACAACCGGCACAAGTTTGAAGAGATCTCGGCCATTTTAAAGGGGGTGCCGGTTCGCCTGATCACGCTTTCCGATTATCCCGACGCCCCGGAGCTGAAGGAAGAGGGCGAGACCTATGCCGATAACGCCGTCCACAAAGCGCGGACGATCGCCCGATTTACGGGGAAATGGGCCCTCGGAGATGATACGGGGTTGGAGGTGGACGCTTTGAACGGCCAGCCGGGTCTCTTTTCCGCACGATTTGCCGGGGAGGGCGTCACGTTTGCGGATAACCGTCGCAAACTTCTCCGGCTGATGGAATCGGTGCCCACCGAAAAGCGAACGGCCACATTTCGGACCGTCCTGGCATTGGTCAGTCCTTCGGGCGTGACCCATGTGGCGGAAGGCGTTCTTCGAGGCCGCATCGCCGACCGGGAGCGAGGAACCGCCGGTTTCGGGTACGATGCCGTGTTTGATCTCCCGGAGTTGGGTAAGACCTATGCGGAGCTGTCGAGCGAAGAGAAAAACCGCATCAGCCACCGGGCCCGTGCGGTGCAAAAAATCCGGGAGCATTTGGAAAAGATAGTCGGGGTGTAG
- the rph gene encoding ribonuclease PH, translating into MAHLRTRPDGRRWDELRPLKITRSYLKNVEGSVLIEMGDTKVICSVTVEESVPPFLRGKNKGWISAEYGMLPRSSRERIPRESVRGRVGGRTHEIQRLIGRSLRAVTDLERLGERTLWIDCDVIQADGGTRTASITGAFIALADALLHARKQGRIDRIPIKDYLAAVSVGRVHGQAALDLCYAEDSNAEVDMNVVMTGSEKFVEVQGTAEQQPFTRSEMDALMDLAKKGVRQLVTRQKKLLKGLPLWEP; encoded by the coding sequence ATGGCCCACCTGCGAACTCGGCCGGACGGACGGCGATGGGACGAATTGCGCCCCCTCAAGATCACGCGGTCCTATCTGAAAAATGTTGAAGGTTCGGTATTGATCGAGATGGGCGATACCAAGGTGATCTGCTCGGTCACCGTCGAGGAATCCGTGCCCCCGTTCCTCCGGGGCAAAAACAAGGGCTGGATTTCGGCCGAGTACGGTATGCTGCCCCGTTCTTCGCGGGAGCGCATTCCGCGCGAGTCGGTGCGGGGTCGCGTCGGCGGTCGGACGCACGAGATTCAGCGATTGATCGGCCGATCTCTCCGTGCCGTGACGGATCTTGAGCGCCTGGGCGAGCGCACTCTCTGGATCGATTGCGACGTGATTCAGGCCGACGGCGGGACCCGGACCGCCTCGATCACCGGCGCCTTCATCGCGCTGGCCGATGCCCTTCTCCACGCTCGAAAACAGGGACGCATCGATCGCATTCCGATCAAGGATTATCTGGCGGCCGTCAGCGTGGGCCGGGTGCACGGTCAGGCCGCGCTGGACCTGTGTTATGCGGAAGACTCCAACGCCGAAGTCGACATGAACGTGGTCATGACCGGAAGCGAAAAATTCGTCGAGGTTCAAGGAACGGCCGAACAGCAGCCTTTCACCCGATCCGAAATGGATGCGTTGATGGATCTGGCCAAGAAAGGAGTCCGGCAACTCGTCACCCGGCAAAAGAAGTTGCTGAAAGGACTCCCGTTGTGGGAACCGTGA
- the rplI gene encoding 50S ribosomal protein L9, whose amino-acid sequence MKVILREDVETLGRMGDLVNVSDGYARNFLIPKKKAVEATTKNVKVLEHEKRLIADKAKKMKKEFEVLAEKINNMPVTIPVQVGEEGKLFGSVTNKDIAEALSKEGIEIDKRKIQLENPLKEVGSFSVPIQVYHDVKAHLKLTLIKA is encoded by the coding sequence ATGAAAGTAATATTGCGGGAGGATGTCGAAACGTTGGGCCGCATGGGCGATCTGGTCAATGTCTCGGACGGCTACGCCCGGAATTTTTTGATTCCCAAAAAGAAGGCGGTCGAGGCCACGACAAAGAACGTCAAGGTTTTGGAACACGAAAAGCGGTTGATCGCGGACAAGGCCAAAAAGATGAAAAAGGAATTCGAGGTCCTGGCCGAGAAAATCAACAACATGCCTGTCACGATCCCGGTCCAGGTGGGCGAAGAAGGGAAATTGTTCGGGTCCGTGACGAATAAAGACATTGCGGAGGCCTTGTCGAAAGAAGGCATCGAGATCGACAAGCGAAAAATCCAGCTCGAGAACCCGTTGAAGGAAGTCGGCAGTTTTAGCGTCCCGATTCAAGTTTATCATGATGTCAAGGCACACCTGAAACTCACCCTGATCAAGGCCTGA
- the bcsG gene encoding cellulose biosynthesis protein BcsG, which yields MGAWSFYFLAKLYLYFRGYLRLDFLLNLLFIVFLVIPVPSQLKSFRFLHLVKHVFGGVLGAMLLWHESWLPPIGFALSFVEQGGMPSKEYVFRFLLEFVNLREIAALVIVLTLGFLIRNRVRLTPVVLLLFLIVPLRNFGQHPAGVEGEVQAFYRAESSRVVHFQKPMTTPPDFDIIIVHVCSLAWDDLKGVGMETDPFFKTFDYLLTDFNSVTAYSNPAAIRLLRANCGQTAHDALYREAPRDCYLVESLRDLGFKTYFTLNHDGVYGHFADQVKALGHLDEPLIPTGLPIQAYDFDGSAIYNDYDVLAKWWALRLKSPSPIAAVYYNTISLHDGTHWVGEKEWWKRGRTTHYRETVQKLFGDVGRFFDLVASSGRKAVIVFVPEHGMALRGNALQVAGLRDMPFKQITQVPVGIKFIGGNSGRGDGAQNVISKPTSYLALSYLLASFVERSPFETGGADLDVRIANLPETDFLAENQGIRIFKKGADYFLYDKEKKWIALPSSVVPQTGGT from the coding sequence ATGGGAGCGTGGAGTTTTTATTTCCTGGCCAAACTGTACTTGTATTTTCGGGGGTATCTTCGCCTCGATTTCCTATTGAACCTTCTTTTCATCGTCTTTCTGGTCATTCCCGTTCCGTCGCAACTGAAGTCTTTCCGGTTCCTCCACCTCGTCAAACATGTCTTCGGCGGAGTTTTGGGGGCCATGCTTCTATGGCATGAATCCTGGCTTCCGCCGATCGGGTTCGCGCTGAGTTTTGTCGAGCAGGGCGGGATGCCGTCGAAGGAATACGTCTTTCGATTCCTTTTGGAGTTCGTCAATCTCCGGGAGATCGCCGCGCTGGTCATCGTTCTGACCCTGGGATTTTTAATCCGCAATCGGGTTCGATTGACGCCGGTCGTTCTGCTTTTGTTCCTGATCGTTCCCCTCCGGAATTTTGGACAGCACCCGGCCGGGGTGGAAGGCGAGGTCCAGGCCTTTTATCGAGCGGAATCATCCCGGGTCGTCCATTTTCAGAAACCGATGACAACCCCCCCGGATTTCGACATCATTATTGTACACGTCTGTTCATTGGCCTGGGATGATTTGAAAGGCGTCGGCATGGAAACCGACCCCTTTTTCAAAACCTTTGATTATCTTCTCACCGACTTTAATTCCGTCACGGCGTACAGTAACCCCGCCGCCATCCGGCTTTTAAGGGCCAACTGCGGTCAGACCGCCCACGACGCACTCTACCGTGAGGCGCCGCGGGACTGCTACCTGGTTGAATCGCTTCGGGACCTGGGATTTAAAACCTATTTTACCTTGAATCATGACGGTGTCTATGGTCATTTTGCAGACCAGGTGAAGGCCTTGGGACATCTGGATGAGCCGTTGATTCCGACCGGGCTCCCGATCCAGGCCTACGATTTCGATGGATCGGCTATTTATAACGACTATGACGTCCTTGCAAAATGGTGGGCCCTTCGGCTGAAATCCCCCTCCCCGATCGCGGCGGTTTACTACAACACGATCAGTCTCCATGATGGCACGCATTGGGTGGGAGAGAAGGAATGGTGGAAGCGGGGCCGCACGACTCACTATCGAGAAACGGTGCAAAAACTCTTCGGGGATGTCGGGCGATTTTTCGATCTTGTGGCGTCTTCCGGCCGGAAGGCCGTGATCGTTTTCGTCCCAGAACACGGCATGGCGCTGCGGGGCAATGCGCTCCAGGTGGCCGGCCTGCGAGATATGCCGTTCAAACAAATCACCCAGGTGCCGGTCGGAATCAAATTCATCGGGGGAAATTCCGGTCGCGGAGACGGAGCTCAAAATGTCATTTCCAAACCGACAAGCTACCTGGCGCTTTCCTATCTGCTGGCCTCCTTCGTGGAACGAAGCCCGTTCGAGACCGGGGGGGCGGATTTAGATGTCCGCATCGCGAATCTTCCCGAAACCGATTTTTTGGCCGAAAACCAGGGAATCCGGATATTCAAAAAAGGCGCGGACTACTTTCTTTACGACAAAGAAAAGAAATGGATTGCACTTCCATCAAGCGTTGTCCCACAGACAGGAGGAACGTAA
- a CDS encoding PilZ domain-containing protein gives MIIKTPLLKIYLLSILILFAATGTFKTSKASTDSGVTTSSSIQNPTQKPQGNSIDAPADLGSLTPSAGGTSTPGSPTTELNDLDSEPFVGSWEDYGLSLLLIALAVLLTKKRFRLFQAKWALAALCIFLGIRYLYWRAFYTLNTEDSWATSISLIVYMAEVYGILAVLLFFIQAVKPTDRSASPPTESQRPTVDIFVTIYNESLDILYQTLIGCLAIDYPAGFKKVYVLDDGHRDEVKRLAERLGCQYLRRATHDHAKAGNLNHALTQSSGELVMVLDCDHVPVRTFLNETVGFFTDPKVAFVQTPHYFYNPDTFQRNLRLEREIVNEQDLFFYVIQPGRDGYNSSFFAGSGGIFRRSALQTIGGFQVVTLTEDLHTSMVLHAKGYRSVYLNKILAAGLAPESYQSYLKQRQRWTRGGIQVFLLDNPLWKAGLSVMQRINYFSSLFYFFHGWPRLVYLTAPLSFLLLNYPPLVAPIPVLLNYYLPYYLTSFMAFNVVSKKFRNPFWSDVYETVMCFFISWTSLETVFTPTKSKFHVTPKGMRFDKAQLAWSYVMPHILLFAVLLVGLAVGGYRLWNRDYNFDATLLSVVWTVYNLVILMAAVIVARERPQKRSSPRLSRKIECELKFGGRTLLGKTTDLSESGLSMVLDRPVLLPPVIEVRLVSDFGEITEIKGEVIRNDSPPSGGTGIGIRFLNVGDAQRQGLIRQMYSSPTSWAEAHPGTSATWASLAYLATSAGRALIRERILRRLSSRIRRHLSCEVVVGERVFHGTTEDISNTGLRVFLKTDEDLMKEVTVRLYHEDRVVFRIRGEIVRRIKSKGPGAIYGIRFLERQDLELSSLV, from the coding sequence TTGATCATCAAAACCCCCCTGCTAAAAATATACTTGTTATCGATTCTTATCCTTTTCGCGGCAACCGGGACGTTTAAAACTTCAAAAGCATCCACCGATTCGGGTGTAACGACCTCCTCTTCAATTCAAAACCCGACCCAAAAGCCCCAGGGCAATTCCATCGATGCTCCAGCCGATCTCGGCTCCTTAACCCCCTCGGCGGGAGGGACATCGACGCCGGGGTCTCCGACCACGGAACTGAACGATCTGGACTCGGAGCCCTTTGTAGGGTCCTGGGAAGATTATGGTCTGTCGCTGCTGTTGATCGCGCTGGCCGTTCTTCTAACCAAGAAGCGGTTTCGCCTGTTTCAGGCCAAATGGGCCCTCGCCGCCCTTTGTATCTTTCTGGGAATACGCTACCTCTACTGGCGGGCCTTCTACACTTTAAACACGGAGGATTCCTGGGCGACGAGCATCAGTCTGATCGTCTACATGGCCGAGGTTTACGGTATCCTCGCTGTCCTCTTGTTTTTTATTCAGGCGGTCAAGCCGACCGACCGATCCGCGAGCCCGCCGACTGAATCCCAACGGCCGACGGTGGACATCTTTGTCACGATTTACAATGAGTCGTTGGATATCCTGTATCAGACGCTTATCGGATGCCTGGCCATCGACTACCCGGCCGGTTTTAAAAAAGTCTATGTCCTGGATGATGGACATCGGGACGAGGTCAAACGTCTTGCGGAGCGTTTGGGTTGCCAGTACCTCCGTCGCGCGACCCACGACCATGCGAAGGCCGGGAACCTCAATCATGCCCTGACCCAGTCCTCCGGAGAGTTGGTGATGGTTCTGGATTGTGATCACGTCCCGGTCCGAACTTTTCTTAATGAGACGGTCGGTTTCTTCACGGATCCGAAGGTTGCCTTCGTGCAGACCCCTCATTACTTCTATAACCCGGACACGTTTCAACGGAATCTCCGACTGGAACGGGAAATTGTCAATGAACAGGACCTTTTTTTCTATGTCATACAACCCGGGCGTGACGGTTATAATTCCAGCTTCTTCGCTGGGAGCGGCGGGATATTCCGCCGGTCCGCCCTCCAAACGATCGGCGGGTTTCAGGTGGTGACCCTCACCGAAGACCTCCATACGAGCATGGTCCTGCACGCGAAGGGATACCGGTCCGTCTATCTGAACAAAATTCTGGCGGCGGGATTGGCTCCCGAGAGCTATCAGAGCTATCTGAAACAGAGACAGCGATGGACACGAGGCGGTATTCAGGTCTTTCTTTTGGACAACCCGCTCTGGAAAGCCGGGCTGTCCGTTATGCAGCGGATTAATTATTTCAGTTCGCTCTTTTATTTCTTTCACGGGTGGCCCCGTCTGGTTTATCTGACGGCCCCGCTTTCATTTCTTCTTTTAAATTATCCTCCTTTAGTAGCGCCTATTCCTGTCCTTCTCAATTATTATTTGCCTTACTATCTAACATCGTTCATGGCATTCAACGTCGTCAGCAAGAAATTTCGCAACCCTTTTTGGTCGGATGTGTATGAAACCGTGATGTGCTTTTTTATCAGCTGGACGTCGCTGGAAACGGTTTTTACGCCGACCAAGAGCAAGTTCCATGTGACGCCGAAGGGGATGCGGTTTGATAAGGCTCAGTTGGCTTGGTCCTATGTGATGCCCCACATCCTGCTTTTCGCCGTTTTGTTGGTCGGGCTCGCTGTGGGGGGATATCGCTTATGGAATCGCGATTACAATTTTGATGCCACCCTGTTAAGTGTCGTCTGGACCGTGTATAATCTGGTCATCCTGATGGCTGCGGTCATCGTGGCCCGCGAGCGTCCCCAGAAACGGTCGTCGCCTCGCTTGTCCCGAAAAATCGAGTGCGAACTGAAGTTCGGGGGTCGAACCCTTCTCGGAAAAACAACCGACCTGAGCGAGAGTGGTCTGTCGATGGTCCTCGATCGACCCGTGCTTCTCCCGCCGGTGATTGAGGTTCGCCTGGTCAGCGATTTCGGGGAGATCACCGAGATTAAGGGCGAGGTGATTCGGAACGATTCGCCGCCCTCGGGCGGTACCGGAATCGGAATCCGTTTTTTAAACGTCGGCGATGCACAGCGCCAGGGTCTTATCCGGCAGATGTACAGTTCACCGACGAGCTGGGCCGAGGCCCATCCGGGCACCTCCGCCACGTGGGCCTCGCTGGCCTACCTGGCAACCTCCGCCGGCCGGGCCTTGATCAGGGAAAGGATTCTCCGGCGGTTATCCTCCCGGATCAGGAGGCATCTGTCCTGCGAGGTGGTGGTTGGAGAACGTGTTTTCCATGGGACCACGGAAGACATCAGCAACACCGGTCTCCGGGTGTTCCTGAAGACCGACGAGGACCTTATGAAAGAGGTGACGGTCCGGTTATATCACGAGGACCGGGTGGTCTTCCGCATCCGGGGAGAAATTGTCCGGCGCATCAAATCGAAAGGGCCTGGGGCGATTTACGGAATCCGGTTTCTGGAACGTCAGGATCTCGAGCTGTCCTCCCTCGTCTGA